In a genomic window of Methanosarcina horonobensis HB-1 = JCM 15518:
- a CDS encoding 4Fe-4S binding protein → MLKITPYLGILVLIVSIGGLWYPALGYFMLLVFAAIFLISPFRGRWFCGNLCPRGSLVDFWVSKISKKRKIPEALRSLWVRLPIFFLLMGFMGYRVASTFGSLNTFEKIGMIFVMMCLVTTSIAVLLGSFLSPRTWCSFCPMGTAQRLLGGKRYQLKLEKDKCISCKKCEKVCPMQLKVCQNETKPDCIKCGRCVSACPKDALHF, encoded by the coding sequence ATGCTCAAAATCACTCCCTACCTGGGAATTCTTGTACTGATCGTCTCTATCGGGGGTCTCTGGTATCCTGCACTCGGGTACTTTATGCTGCTTGTGTTTGCCGCAATCTTCCTGATCAGTCCTTTCAGAGGAAGATGGTTCTGCGGAAATCTCTGCCCGAGAGGAAGCCTTGTTGACTTCTGGGTCAGCAAAATCTCAAAGAAAAGAAAAATACCCGAAGCACTCAGGAGTCTCTGGGTCCGTCTGCCAATCTTTTTCCTGCTGATGGGCTTTATGGGCTACAGGGTAGCAAGTACTTTCGGAAGCCTTAACACATTCGAAAAGATAGGCATGATCTTTGTAATGATGTGCCTTGTGACCACCTCAATTGCAGTCCTTCTCGGAAGTTTCCTGAGCCCGAGAACCTGGTGTTCTTTCTGTCCTATGGGCACAGCCCAGCGCCTGCTCGGAGGAAAAAGGTACCAGCTGAAACTTGAAAAAGACAAATGCATCAGCTGTAAGAAATGCGAAAAAGTCTGTCCGATGCAGCTTAAGGTGTGCCAGAACGAGACAAAGCCCGACTGTATCAAGTGCGGGCGCTGTGTTAGTGCCTGTCCTAA
- a CDS encoding TrmB family transcriptional regulator codes for MMDFACKEFKIEDVIKCALNLTKADLNVMRHFLNEPEKWIDTDALSKSLSLDISTVQRSVKKLHEKEILQRSQQNLDGGGYVFIYKIHSKNQIRNVIQKIVQSWADRLGQELEKWENGG; via the coding sequence ATAATGGACTTCGCCTGCAAGGAATTCAAAATAGAGGACGTAATCAAGTGCGCCCTCAATCTTACAAAAGCTGATCTGAATGTCATGAGGCATTTTTTAAATGAACCTGAAAAATGGATTGATACGGATGCCCTCTCAAAATCTCTGAGCCTAGATATTTCTACAGTCCAGCGCTCCGTAAAAAAGCTGCATGAAAAAGAAATTCTTCAGAGATCGCAGCAGAACCTTGACGGAGGGGGCTATGTCTTCATTTACAAAATCCATTCAAAAAACCAGATTAGAAATGTCATTCAAAAAATCGTCCAGTCCTGGGCTGACAGACTCGGGCAGGAACTTGAAAAATGGGAAAACGGAGGTTAA